A genomic window from Terrisporobacter glycolicus ATCC 14880 = DSM 1288 includes:
- a CDS encoding ASKHA domain-containing protein — MGEKINLKVLPDNCNIKVEAGSKIIDVLNENNISVESTCAKKGKCGKCKVKVLEGKISNITENEKKLLSEKEINEKIVLACERRIFGDITIKIIDKNKDIVEKGKIIKSNENINTIVEKIYLELPLPSLEDQRSDVKRILDYLKIKHKRNYKFDINLIPKLQEILLENYYKVTATILNDEIIKIQGNNHENQNYGIAIDIGTTTVAAYLINLVNGEIIDAKSNLNEQKKYGADVISRINYSTENNKNKEELKNEISITIDKIAEKLITNNKINKENISIISIVGNTTMSHLLMGASVNGIARAPFNSVFSDEIFGKLNLLNLHSLEKNTRFILLPNIGGYVGSDTLGAIISSDMKNMKGNILLIDIGTNCELALKTDKEILVCSTAAGPAFEGANMKYGMRASDGAIYSCEIDLENDINIKTIENKENPVGICGSGYINLISCLVEKNIILPQGRIVKPQKLEEYVSKKIKERINKDGKSYEIVLSNDKNNKKISIVQQDIANLQLAKAAVRAGIELLMREGKVEKLDKILIAGAFGSNLDIDNIKKIKMIPNIENKKVQIIGNAAGSGAIQILLYKNKYDSMKKLTDNIKHVELANHKDFNKIFTNCLML; from the coding sequence ATGGGGGAAAAAATTAATTTGAAGGTTTTGCCAGATAATTGTAATATAAAAGTTGAAGCTGGCAGTAAGATAATAGATGTGTTAAATGAAAATAATATATCAGTGGAATCAACTTGTGCAAAAAAGGGAAAGTGTGGAAAATGCAAGGTTAAAGTACTCGAAGGAAAAATTAGTAATATAACAGAGAATGAAAAAAAATTATTAAGCGAAAAAGAAATAAATGAAAAAATAGTATTGGCTTGTGAAAGACGTATATTTGGAGATATAACCATAAAAATTATTGATAAAAATAAGGATATAGTTGAAAAAGGTAAAATCATAAAAAGTAATGAAAATATAAATACTATAGTAGAAAAAATATATTTAGAATTACCTTTGCCTTCACTAGAAGATCAAAGAAGTGATGTTAAAAGAATATTGGATTATTTGAAGATAAAACATAAAAGAAACTATAAATTTGATATAAACTTAATTCCAAAATTACAAGAAATTTTATTAGAAAATTACTATAAAGTAACAGCAACTATTTTAAATGATGAAATAATTAAAATACAAGGAAATAATCATGAAAATCAAAACTATGGTATTGCCATAGATATTGGGACAACTACTGTAGCAGCATATCTTATAAATTTAGTTAATGGAGAAATTATAGACGCTAAATCAAATCTTAATGAACAAAAGAAATACGGAGCAGATGTAATATCTAGAATAAATTACTCAACAGAAAATAATAAAAATAAAGAAGAACTTAAAAATGAAATATCAATAACTATTGATAAAATAGCAGAAAAACTTATTACTAATAACAAAATAAATAAGGAAAATATAAGCATTATCAGCATAGTTGGAAATACAACGATGAGTCATTTACTTATGGGGGCCAGTGTAAATGGAATAGCAAGAGCTCCATTTAATTCAGTATTTTCAGATGAAATTTTTGGAAAATTGAATTTATTAAATCTACATAGTCTAGAGAAAAATACTAGATTTATATTACTTCCTAATATAGGTGGATATGTGGGCTCGGATACTTTAGGAGCAATAATAAGTAGTGACATGAAAAACATGAAAGGAAATATATTGCTTATAGATATTGGAACTAATTGTGAACTGGCATTAAAAACAGATAAGGAAATTTTAGTTTGTTCTACGGCTGCTGGTCCTGCCTTTGAAGGTGCTAATATGAAATATGGAATGAGAGCCAGTGATGGAGCAATATATTCATGTGAAATAGATTTAGAAAATGATATTAATATAAAAACAATAGAAAATAAAGAAAACCCTGTAGGTATTTGTGGTAGTGGATATATAAATTTAATAAGCTGTTTAGTAGAAAAAAATATAATTCTTCCACAAGGAAGAATAGTTAAACCACAAAAATTAGAAGAATATGTATCTAAAAAAATTAAAGAAAGAATAAATAAGGACGGAAAGTCTTATGAAATTGTACTTTCTAATGATAAAAATAATAAAAAAATTAGTATTGTTCAACAAGATATAGCTAATTTACAACTGGCAAAAGCAGCGGTAAGAGCAGGTATAGAGCTACTTATGAGAGAAGGAAAGGTAGAAAAATTAGATAAAATACTTATAGCAGGAGCTTTTGGAAGTAACTTAGATATTGATAACATAAAAAAAATAAAAATGATACCAAATATTGAAAATAAAAAGGTTCAGATAATAGGAAATGCGGCAGGAAGTGGCGCTATTCAAATTCTTCTATATAAGAATAAATATGATAGTATGAAAAAATTAACTGATAATATAAAGCATGTTGAATTGGCTAATCATAAGGACTTCAATAAAATTTTTACAAATTGTTTAATGTTATAA
- a CDS encoding DUF1638 domain-containing protein → MKNLIIICDNLKDEVTLLSEKIVPNNNIKYTSQIIYVDSKYHNMPEKLNLKLQEIIDENKEYETITLLYGQCGNATLGLKSDYSKLILPKVSDCVSLYLGGDEKRKKLKKSERTYFFTKKYMENDNSLYNEIIKMKEKYGDKKTIKMYRMMMDNYEYIRIINTKAYDVEDIMEKVKYLCNDLDLSYEIIDGDLSIMENVLLGIVDANFIVKDIGEEINNKDF, encoded by the coding sequence TTGAAAAATTTAATTATAATATGTGATAATTTAAAGGACGAAGTTACCTTACTTAGTGAAAAAATAGTTCCAAATAATAATATAAAATATACTTCACAAATAATATATGTGGACTCAAAATATCACAATATGCCAGAAAAATTAAATTTAAAGTTACAAGAAATAATAGATGAAAATAAAGAATATGAAACTATAACTTTATTATATGGACAATGTGGAAATGCAACTTTAGGACTTAAATCAGATTACTCTAAACTAATTTTGCCAAAAGTAAGTGACTGTGTATCTTTATATTTGGGTGGAGATGAGAAAAGAAAAAAATTAAAAAAAAGTGAAAGAACTTATTTTTTCACAAAAAAATATATGGAAAATGATAATAGCCTTTACAATGAGATTATAAAAATGAAAGAAAAGTACGGAGATAAAAAAACAATAAAGATGTATAGGATGATGATGGATAATTATGAATACATAAGGATTATAAATACAAAGGCTTATGATGTGGAAGACATAATGGAGAAAGTAAAATATTTGTGTAATGATTTAGATTTATCCTATGAAATTATAGATGGCGATCTGTCCATAATGGAAAATGTTTTATTAGGTATTGTAGATGCAAATTTTATAGTAAAAGATATAGGGGAAGAAATAAACAATAAAGATTTTTAA
- a CDS encoding PocR ligand-binding domain-containing protein: MRLTDYIDQRDLTKLLDDFSKSVGIYIDAVDTKGKSFLLDRNYGKCEFCKYIQSTEKGMEKCIRSYENVSKECYRWKDTYFSTCHAGIVLWSFPIVIEEEQVGAIVCGQVLLWKPDRYFYKQLKQFNDDISDIDILKEKVEKLNIISAEKCKSIANMLYIFVNYLTKSNTGFFYRQNEINEWRSYMTKQIKERKEKYKNTKFDNSVYVKREKSLLQYIRTGNREKVEELLPKVCTDMEILFDFNLEGVKKASLELITLISRAAIDGGIEINTSLDTCREFTIKIDFYKSSEELFDGIYKIILKLIDMVYLLINNNQHSTLKKAKEYINDNYNKDITIKKIASYLYISDYYLCHLFKENLNYTVNEYITRVRIEKAVELMDNREMNIKDIMYEVGFRSQSHFTKTFKKILGVTPGVYRNKYL; this comes from the coding sequence TTGAGGCTAACTGATTATATAGATCAAAGAGATTTAACGAAATTACTTGATGATTTTTCAAAGTCAGTAGGAATTTATATAGATGCAGTAGATACAAAAGGAAAGAGTTTTTTATTAGATAGAAATTATGGTAAATGTGAATTTTGTAAATATATACAAAGTACTGAGAAAGGTATGGAAAAATGTATAAGATCTTATGAAAACGTAAGCAAAGAATGTTATCGATGGAAGGATACATATTTTTCTACTTGTCATGCAGGGATTGTCCTTTGGTCTTTTCCTATAGTAATTGAGGAAGAACAAGTTGGAGCAATAGTTTGTGGACAAGTTTTGTTGTGGAAGCCAGATAGATACTTTTATAAACAATTAAAACAATTCAATGATGATATATCAGACATAGATATTTTAAAAGAAAAAGTAGAAAAATTAAATATTATTTCTGCTGAAAAATGCAAATCTATAGCTAACATGCTATATATTTTTGTAAATTATTTAACTAAATCTAACACAGGTTTTTTTTATAGACAAAATGAAATTAATGAATGGCGAAGTTACATGACAAAGCAGATAAAAGAAAGAAAAGAAAAATATAAAAATACAAAATTTGATAATAGCGTTTATGTGAAAAGAGAAAAAAGCTTACTTCAATATATTAGAACAGGAAATAGGGAAAAAGTTGAAGAGTTATTACCAAAAGTATGTACAGATATGGAAATATTATTTGATTTTAATTTAGAAGGCGTAAAGAAGGCATCTTTGGAATTAATAACATTAATATCAAGAGCAGCCATAGATGGAGGTATAGAAATTAATACATCTCTTGATACATGCAGAGAATTTACTATAAAAATAGATTTTTATAAGTCATCAGAAGAATTATTTGATGGAATATATAAGATAATATTGAAATTGATAGATATGGTATATTTATTGATCAATAATAATCAGCACTCTACCTTAAAAAAAGCAAAGGAATATATAAATGACAACTATAACAAAGATATTACTATAAAAAAAATAGCATCTTACTTATATATTAGTGACTATTATTTATGTCATTTATTTAAGGAAAACTTAAATTACACAGTAAATGAATATATAACAAGAGTTAGAATTGAAAAAGCAGTTGAGCTTATGGACAATAGAGAGATGAATATAAAAGATATAATGTATGAGGTGGGATTTAGAAGTCAAAGCCATTTTACAAAGACCTTTAAAAAAATATTAGGCGTTACACCAGGGGTATATAGAAATAAATACTTATAG
- a CDS encoding cobalamin B12-binding domain-containing protein, whose amino-acid sequence MDVYEEIREKLLEGEVEEVCDLIEKAIKMKYPAEHIFQKGLVNGINILAEKFTTSDVLVPEALMVSRALNAGIDIIEEYLPNIERNAGIAIIGTVEGDVHDLGKNIIKAIVSTMGIKVYDLGVNASKETFIKKIKEYKPNFVMISALLTTTIYEMKSIIDEIKKEGLRDDVIIFVGGFPVTQEYAKEIGADYFTDNAMEMKIFLNKNIKKLLKTKKSKYKQD is encoded by the coding sequence ATGGATGTTTATGAAGAGATAAGAGAAAAGTTATTAGAAGGTGAAGTAGAGGAAGTATGTGATTTAATAGAAAAGGCAATTAAAATGAAATATCCTGCAGAACATATTTTTCAAAAAGGTCTAGTAAATGGGATTAATATATTGGCTGAAAAGTTTACGACTAGTGATGTATTGGTACCAGAAGCACTTATGGTATCTAGGGCTCTGAATGCAGGAATAGACATAATAGAGGAATATCTACCAAATATAGAAAGAAATGCGGGAATAGCAATAATAGGAACGGTAGAAGGAGATGTGCATGATCTAGGAAAGAATATTATTAAGGCAATTGTTTCCACTATGGGTATAAAAGTTTACGACTTGGGAGTAAATGCATCAAAAGAAACTTTTATAAAAAAGATTAAAGAGTATAAACCTAATTTTGTTATGATATCAGCACTTTTGACAACAACAATTTATGAAATGAAGTCAATAATAGATGAAATTAAAAAGGAAGGACTAAGAGATGATGTGATTATATTTGTAGGTGGCTTTCCTGTAACTCAAGAATATGCAAAAGAAATAGGCGCTGACTACTTTACAGACAATGCAATGGAAATGAAGATATTTTTAAATAAAAATATAAAAAAACTACTGAAAACAAAAAAGAGCAAATATAAGCAAGATTAA
- a CDS encoding methyltetrahydrofolate cobalamin methyltransferase, which yields MVIVGEKINTSLKGITEAIKNRDKEFLQELAIRQSDQGADYIDVNCGTLIDEEVEILPWLVEVVQEVVDKPCCIDSPNPKALEAALKVHKGRPMLNSITAEKSRYEEVIKLVKEYDTKIVALLIDDEHGISPKYEVRIQIGIDLVNKLKDDGVEYEDIYLDPLIQPISTDSTMGNVALSTISEIKKKFPNVHFMCGLSNVSFGLPQRGLLNRTYLAMCMYAGLDGAVLDPGNKKMMSMIIASEALLNKDKFTKKYLKAHRKGLLE from the coding sequence TTGGTTATTGTAGGTGAAAAAATAAATACTAGTTTAAAAGGTATAACGGAAGCAATTAAAAATAGAGATAAAGAATTTTTACAAGAACTAGCCATAAGGCAAAGTGACCAAGGTGCAGATTATATTGATGTAAACTGTGGTACCTTGATAGATGAAGAAGTAGAAATCTTACCGTGGTTAGTAGAAGTAGTACAAGAGGTTGTTGATAAGCCTTGTTGTATAGATAGCCCAAATCCAAAAGCATTAGAAGCAGCTCTAAAAGTTCACAAAGGCAGACCAATGTTAAACTCAATAACAGCAGAAAAAAGTAGATATGAAGAAGTTATTAAACTAGTTAAAGAATATGATACAAAGATTGTTGCTTTATTGATAGATGATGAACATGGGATAAGCCCTAAGTATGAAGTGAGAATTCAAATAGGAATAGACTTGGTTAATAAATTAAAAGATGATGGTGTTGAATATGAGGACATATATTTGGATCCACTTATTCAGCCAATAAGTACGGATTCCACAATGGGAAATGTGGCACTTAGTACAATATCAGAAATAAAGAAAAAGTTTCCTAATGTACATTTTATGTGTGGACTTAGCAATGTATCTTTTGGGCTTCCACAAAGAGGTCTTTTAAATAGAACTTATCTTGCAATGTGTATGTATGCTGGACTTGACGGAGCAGTTTTAGACCCAGGAAATAAAAAAATGATGAGCATGATAATTGCAAGTGAAGCTTTATTAAATAAAGATAAATTCACGAAAAAATACTTAAAAGCACATAGAAAAGGACTGTTAGAGTAA
- a CDS encoding cobalamin B12-binding domain-containing protein, with translation MKNYIEDIKQLVIDGEDEDIVDAIEEAIESDVNISDIVNNSLIEAMNIIGPMMASGELFVPEVLMSAETMQIGLNYLKPMLKEGDMTSLGTIVIGTVEGDLHDIGKNLVAMMLESSGFEVINIGIDQPAQAFVDAAIEHNAQIVGLSALLTTTMSAMRDTVKLIREKGLDVKIAVGGAPVSQEFAAEIGADGYSEDATGAVLLCKNMLSSEATA, from the coding sequence ATGAAAAATTATATTGAGGATATTAAACAATTAGTTATTGATGGGGAGGATGAAGATATAGTTGATGCTATAGAAGAAGCTATAGAAAGTGATGTTAATATAAGTGACATAGTTAACAATTCATTAATAGAGGCAATGAATATTATAGGGCCAATGATGGCAAGTGGAGAATTATTTGTCCCAGAGGTATTAATGAGTGCAGAAACAATGCAAATAGGATTAAATTATTTAAAACCAATGTTAAAAGAAGGAGATATGACCTCTTTAGGAACAATAGTTATAGGAACTGTTGAAGGAGATTTACATGATATAGGGAAAAATCTAGTAGCAATGATGTTAGAAAGTTCGGGATTTGAAGTAATAAATATAGGAATAGATCAACCAGCTCAAGCTTTCGTGGATGCAGCAATAGAACATAATGCTCAAATTGTAGGATTATCTGCTTTATTAACAACTACAATGTCTGCAATGAGAGATACAGTTAAGCTTATTAGAGAAAAAGGTTTAGACGTAAAAATTGCAGTTGGTGGAGCGCCAGTAAGTCAAGAATTTGCAGCTGAAATAGGAGCAGATGGTTATTCTGAAGATGCTACAGGAGCAGTTTTACTTTGTAAAAATATGTTAAGTTCAGAAGCAACAGCATAA
- a CDS encoding trimethylamine methyltransferase family protein — protein sequence MIKNENLNRINDASIEMLETIGMEFVSPEAKEVLREHGVKIEKDRAFFTRDQIMEYMAKCPSEFKLCARNPEYDMNLNQEDVYYVPGYGCPKIREYDGTVRDAMLDDYLKLVEIVHSSQQYKCNGGILVQPADVEARFSQLIMMYSTITKSDKCILSVNGSAKRIEELAGLMSILFGGVEKLKEKPRFATIVNSLSPLKIDESAEGCLRTCVKYNQPLLVVPAPMAGGTGPISLAGNIALAHAEALAIIVYAQMLNPGNPVIYGSAAMTTDMKTGKAAIGSSGYALQSAYASRLAKMYKLPCRASGALTDAYGATIQAGYESMLSLFSAVEEKINFIIHTGGIVDAFGCCSIEKFIADIEMTRLIDYYNKDLEVNDKTLALDVVKEALKTGTFLTLKHTAKRCRKDPWQPTISLRGKLKLDEDTNIVMKKSIDAEMNRLLSNYKKPELSEDVAKELRKYMEDLGVDSKILDKIDNYNAELAVN from the coding sequence ATGATTAAAAATGAAAATTTAAATAGAATTAATGATGCATCTATAGAAATGTTAGAAACTATAGGAATGGAATTTGTTAGTCCAGAGGCAAAGGAAGTACTTAGAGAACATGGTGTTAAAATAGAAAAGGATAGAGCATTTTTTACAAGAGATCAAATTATGGAATATATGGCTAAATGTCCATCTGAGTTCAAACTTTGTGCAAGAAATCCAGAGTATGATATGAATCTTAACCAAGAAGATGTATATTATGTGCCAGGATATGGTTGTCCTAAAATAAGGGAATACGATGGGACAGTAAGAGATGCTATGTTAGATGATTACTTAAAATTAGTAGAAATTGTACATTCATCACAACAATATAAGTGCAATGGAGGAATACTTGTCCAGCCAGCAGATGTGGAAGCACGTTTTTCACAATTAATAATGATGTATTCAACTATAACTAAATCAGATAAATGCATACTATCTGTTAATGGAAGTGCAAAGCGTATAGAAGAACTAGCAGGACTTATGTCCATATTATTTGGTGGAGTTGAAAAATTAAAAGAAAAGCCAAGATTTGCTACAATAGTAAACTCATTAAGTCCGCTAAAAATAGATGAAAGCGCAGAAGGATGTTTAAGAACTTGTGTAAAATATAACCAACCATTATTAGTAGTTCCAGCACCAATGGCAGGAGGTACAGGACCTATAAGTTTAGCTGGAAATATAGCATTAGCTCATGCAGAAGCTTTAGCTATTATAGTATATGCTCAGATGCTTAATCCAGGTAATCCAGTAATATATGGTTCAGCAGCTATGACTACTGACATGAAAACAGGAAAAGCAGCTATAGGTTCTTCAGGATATGCATTACAATCAGCATATGCTTCTAGACTTGCTAAAATGTATAAGTTACCATGTAGAGCATCAGGAGCATTAACTGATGCATATGGTGCAACAATACAAGCAGGATATGAATCAATGTTATCACTTTTTTCAGCAGTAGAAGAAAAAATCAACTTTATAATTCATACTGGCGGAATAGTTGATGCATTTGGATGTTGTTCAATAGAAAAATTTATTGCTGATATAGAAATGACTAGATTAATTGATTATTATAATAAAGATTTAGAAGTAAACGATAAAACTTTAGCTTTAGATGTTGTGAAAGAAGCTCTTAAAACAGGTACATTCTTAACATTAAAACATACAGCTAAAAGATGTAGAAAAGATCCGTGGCAACCAACTATAAGCTTAAGAGGAAAATTAAAATTGGATGAGGATACTAATATAGTTATGAAAAAATCTATAGATGCTGAAATGAATAGATTATTAAGTAACTATAAGAAGCCAGAATTAAGTGAAGATGTAGCTAAGGAACTTAGAAAATATATGGAAGACTTAGGTGTAGATAGTAAAATTTTAGATAAAATAGATAACTATAATGCAGAATTAGCAGTGAATTAA
- a CDS encoding BCCT family transporter, translating to MKFLKIIDKCTFFPPAILLLIATCIGIFFPETLEVAANKAFQFTTKGFGWFYALGSSCFVIFCLWAGFSKYGNIRLGGKDAKPEMSFAKWFAIALTSGIAIGIVFYGAAEPLMNFTNPPIFSGLSSNSPGAAEAALSYTFMHWAIHPYAIYTTAGLCLAFIYYNGKRKYQLSSALYPLIGEKADGKVGSWVNAIAIFALVGGIGTSLGIGVLQAADGINFVLGTNFDSGVLYAVIIGVMVLIYVAAACTGLHKGIALVSNLNVYVYIILLVWAFLFGGTLFILNNTFTGIGQYLSMIVRQSFYLEPAYNSGWVNGNTIFYYAWWITFAPMVGLFLVKLAKGRTIKEFVIVNLVAPVVFTFIWFGVFGSSAINMELAGSGGIVGDIGKYGVSVALFSYLKNLPLAPVMIVLGFAAIVFSFVTLAESQTLTIAEITCKEEMLNKRKDKSAPSSVKIFWGVLMGLMAFALLQSGGLNALQTAVIVCGLPILILMIFMSIAYVKSMINHVKFDKTLESEIDDENEEINTV from the coding sequence ATGAAATTTTTAAAAATAATAGATAAATGTACCTTTTTTCCTCCAGCAATATTATTACTAATAGCAACATGTATAGGAATATTTTTTCCAGAAACTTTAGAAGTTGCTGCAAATAAAGCATTTCAATTTACAACGAAAGGATTTGGATGGTTTTACGCATTGGGATCAAGTTGTTTTGTAATATTTTGTTTATGGGCTGGATTTAGTAAATATGGAAATATTAGACTTGGAGGAAAAGATGCCAAGCCAGAAATGTCTTTTGCAAAATGGTTTGCCATAGCTTTAACATCAGGAATTGCAATAGGGATAGTATTTTATGGAGCGGCAGAACCTTTAATGAATTTTACAAATCCTCCAATATTTTCAGGGTTATCATCCAATAGTCCAGGAGCTGCAGAAGCTGCCCTATCTTATACCTTTATGCACTGGGCAATTCATCCTTATGCAATATATACAACAGCAGGTTTATGCTTGGCATTTATATATTATAATGGAAAACGAAAATATCAATTAAGTTCGGCTCTTTATCCTTTAATTGGAGAAAAAGCTGATGGAAAAGTTGGATCTTGGGTCAATGCAATTGCCATATTTGCACTTGTGGGAGGTATTGGAACATCTCTAGGAATTGGAGTTTTGCAAGCAGCAGATGGTATAAATTTTGTGCTAGGCACAAATTTTGACTCTGGAGTGTTATATGCAGTAATTATTGGAGTTATGGTTTTAATTTATGTAGCAGCTGCTTGTACAGGTCTGCATAAAGGTATAGCATTGGTAAGTAATTTGAATGTATATGTATATATAATTTTACTTGTTTGGGCATTCTTATTTGGAGGAACACTTTTTATCTTAAATAATACATTTACAGGGATCGGACAATATTTATCTATGATAGTTAGACAGTCCTTTTATTTAGAGCCTGCTTATAATAGTGGTTGGGTAAATGGAAACACAATATTTTACTATGCTTGGTGGATAACATTTGCACCTATGGTAGGATTATTTCTTGTTAAATTGGCAAAAGGCAGAACTATTAAAGAATTTGTAATTGTTAATTTAGTAGCGCCAGTAGTATTTACTTTTATATGGTTTGGTGTATTTGGAAGCTCAGCTATTAATATGGAGCTTGCAGGTTCAGGTGGAATAGTTGGAGACATAGGAAAGTACGGAGTATCAGTAGCATTATTTTCATATCTGAAAAATTTACCACTGGCACCAGTAATGATTGTACTTGGTTTTGCAGCTATTGTTTTCTCATTTGTAACTTTGGCTGAATCTCAAACTCTTACAATTGCTGAAATAACTTGTAAAGAAGAAATGCTAAATAAGCGTAAAGATAAGAGTGCACCTTCATCAGTGAAAATATTTTGGGGTGTGCTAATGGGACTTATGGCATTTGCGCTACTACAAAGTGGTGGACTAAATGCATTGCAAACAGCAGTTATTGTTTGTGGGTTGCCTATATTAATTTTAATGATATTTATGTCAATAGCCTATGTTAAGAGTATGATAAATCATGTTAAGTTTGATAAGACATTGGAGAGTGAAATTGACGATGAAAATGAGGAAATAAATACAGTATAA
- a CDS encoding BCCT family transporter: protein MVKKNNSKIQKKKEKNFVLIFSMIMTIFIIFIGIVFPKNFNLTIKTLFNKFISQFSPIYLILMLMITIFCIFIAFSKYGNIKLGKDDDKPEFSNVVWFAMLFGAGMGIGLVFFGAYEPLCHFANPVGVMHGSKEAVRFSIQQSFIHWGVQPWAAYCLIGLCLGYFQFRKEEPGLISSTLNPVLDNRKFKKNAGIVVDILTVFTTVIGVAASLGLGTMQIGSGIAFIFGIENTVILKILIVAVVAIIYISSAISGINNGMKKLSNINLILATILLVGCFLVGPVYDIIKEFFIGIGNYVKDFIPQSLGIGFSNNKEWLNNWRVFYWAFWISWTPFVGIFIARISKGRTIREFVLGVTVLPAIISLAWFTIFGVMGMDLGLDFAKDAIMITETSLFKVLSHYTFGTVFSIIAIILLFTFFITSANSSIYVLAMFTSKGNLNPDNKKKVLWGILQALFAITLILSGGLDTLQKLAIIVSFPFAIIMLLMMYSILKSLKKDLFYKEEAKKLNNTNDNINT from the coding sequence ATGGTTAAAAAAAATAACTCTAAAATACAGAAAAAGAAAGAAAAAAATTTTGTATTAATCTTTTCCATGATAATGACAATATTTATAATATTTATTGGTATTGTATTTCCTAAAAACTTCAACTTAACTATAAAAACATTATTTAATAAGTTTATATCTCAATTTAGTCCAATTTATTTAATTTTAATGCTTATGATTACAATCTTTTGTATATTTATTGCCTTTAGCAAATATGGAAATATAAAGTTAGGAAAAGATGATGATAAACCGGAGTTTAGTAATGTAGTATGGTTTGCCATGCTATTTGGAGCAGGTATGGGTATAGGATTGGTATTTTTTGGAGCATATGAGCCCTTATGTCATTTTGCAAATCCTGTTGGAGTAATGCATGGTAGTAAGGAAGCTGTTAGGTTTTCTATTCAACAGTCATTTATACATTGGGGTGTACAACCTTGGGCAGCATATTGCTTAATAGGACTTTGTCTAGGTTATTTTCAATTTAGAAAAGAAGAACCAGGCCTTATAAGTAGTACATTGAACCCAGTTCTAGATAATAGAAAGTTTAAGAAAAACGCAGGAATAGTAGTGGATATATTAACAGTATTTACCACAGTAATTGGAGTTGCAGCCTCATTGGGACTTGGAACTATGCAAATAGGATCAGGTATAGCGTTTATATTTGGAATAGAAAATACTGTTATTCTAAAAATTTTAATTGTTGCAGTGGTGGCAATCATTTATATAAGTAGTGCTATAAGTGGAATTAATAATGGGATGAAAAAACTATCAAATATAAATTTAATACTGGCAACTATTTTATTAGTGGGATGCTTTTTAGTAGGACCTGTATATGATATAATTAAGGAATTTTTTATTGGAATAGGAAATTATGTGAAAGACTTTATTCCACAAAGCTTGGGTATAGGCTTTAGCAATAATAAAGAGTGGTTAAATAATTGGAGAGTTTTTTATTGGGCATTTTGGATATCTTGGACACCTTTTGTAGGAATATTTATAGCTAGAATATCTAAAGGTAGAACTATAAGGGAATTTGTATTGGGAGTAACGGTGTTGCCAGCTATTATAAGTTTAGCTTGGTTTACAATATTTGGTGTTATGGGTATGGATTTAGGACTTGATTTTGCCAAGGATGCAATTATGATAACAGAAACAAGTTTATTTAAAGTTTTATCTCACTATACTTTTGGAACGGTGTTTTCCATAATAGCCATTATATTATTATTTACATTTTTTATAACATCAGCTAATTCCTCTATTTATGTATTAGCAATGTTTACATCAAAAGGTAATTTAAATCCTGACAATAAAAAGAAGGTGCTATGGGGGATATTACAAGCATTGTTCGCCATAACCTTAATATTATCAGGAGGATTAGATACACTGCAAAAGCTAGCAATTATTGTATCTTTTCCATTTGCTATAATTATGTTGTTGATGATGTATTCAATATTAAAATCTTTAAAAAAAGATCTATTTTATAAGGAAGAAGCTAAAAAATTAAATAATACAAATGATAATATTAATACTTAA